In Manis pentadactyla isolate mManPen7 chromosome 3, mManPen7.hap1, whole genome shotgun sequence, a single window of DNA contains:
- the SBSPON gene encoding somatomedin-B and thrombospondin type-1 domain-containing protein → MRTLWMALCALARLWPGALAGCAEVGRCCPGRDPACFVRGWRLDRVYGTCFCDQACRLTGDCCFDYARACRARPCVVGEWSPWSGCADRCKPTVRVRRRPVQQEPRNGGAPCPPLEERAGCLEYSTPQGHDCGRSFVPAFITASAFSKERTRQAASPHWSTDTEDTGYCMEFKTESLTHHCAMENRPLTRWMQYLREGYTVCVDCQPPAMNSVSLRCSGDGLDSDGNQTLHWQAIGNPRCQGTWKKVRRVDQCSCPVVHSFVFI, encoded by the exons ATGAGGACCCTGTGGATGGCGCTGTGCGCGCTGGCGCGGCTGTGGCCCGGGGCCCTGGCCGGCTGCGCCGAGGTGGGGCGCTGCTGCCCCGGCCGGGACCCCGCCTGCTTCGTCCGCGGCTGGAGGCTGGACAGGGTCTACGGGACGTGCTTCTGCGACCAAGCCTGCCGCCTCACGGGGGACTGCTGCTTCGACTACGCCAGGGCATGTCGAG CTCGCCCGTGCGTGGTCGGGGAGTGGAGCCCCTGGAGCGGCTGCGCCGACCGCTGCAAGCCGACCGTCCGCGTGCGCAGGCGCCCGGTGCAGCAGGAGCCGCGGAACGGCGGGGCGCCCTGCCCGCCTCTGGAGGAGAGAGCCGGCTGCCTGGAGTACTCGACGCCGCAGGGCCACGACTGCGGGCGCTCTTTCG TCCCTGCCTTTATCACTGCCTCTGCCTTCAGCAAGGAGAGAACGAGACAAGCTGCCTCTCCGCACTGGTCTACAGACACAGAGGACACTGG GTACTGTATGGAGTTCAAGACAGAGTCTTTGACACACCACTGTGCCATGGAAAACCGCCCTCTGACTCGATGGATGCAGTATCTCCGAGAGGGGTACACAGTGTGTGTCGATTGCCAGCCTCCAGCTATGAACTCTGTGAGCCTTCGTTGTTCCGGGGATGGCCTGGACTCCGATGG AAATCAGACTCTCCATTGGCAAGCAATTGGCAATCCTCGGTGTCAAGGAACTTGGAAAAAAGTTCGGCGAGTAGACCAGTGTTCTTGTCCAGTTGTTcacagttttgtttttatatag